The proteins below are encoded in one region of Planctomycetota bacterium:
- a CDS encoding DUF3592 domain-containing protein has product MSRSSTSSSVAALRKRAASWALLVTGCLFLLLTPIGAWGAWSAFTSAHASSSWPSVDGTIIRSTVHGVGEGRDKAFIEYRYAVDDHTHTSNRIKFGSIAGNSETAQQAIADKYPIGTTVKVHYDPDMPTNAVLKPGVGAGTWFYLAIPFVLPALGLYLLKLRRSASATNTKGSATSDNARRTGNSDEILSQQP; this is encoded by the coding sequence ATGAGCCGCTCATCGACAAGCAGTTCCGTCGCGGCACTTCGGAAACGGGCCGCGTCGTGGGCCCTGCTCGTCACCGGTTGCCTATTCCTGTTGCTAACGCCGATCGGAGCTTGGGGCGCGTGGTCCGCGTTTACCTCGGCCCATGCCAGTTCAAGCTGGCCTTCAGTTGACGGCACGATCATCAGGAGCACCGTCCACGGCGTCGGTGAAGGCCGCGACAAGGCATTCATCGAATATCGCTATGCCGTCGATGACCACACACACACGAGCAACCGGATCAAGTTCGGCAGCATCGCCGGGAACAGCGAAACTGCCCAACAGGCCATCGCCGACAAGTATCCCATCGGTACAACGGTCAAAGTTCATTACGACCCGGACATGCCAACCAACGCTGTGCTGAAACCTGGCGTGGGGGCCGGGACTTGGTTCTATCTCGCGATCCCGTTCGTTCTTCCGGCACTGGGGCTCTACTTGCTGAAACTCCGCCGCTCGGCATCGGCGACGAACACGAAAGGCAGTGCCACCTCGGATAATGCGAGACGGACGGGGAATTCCGATGAGATTTTGTCGCAACAACCTTGA
- a CDS encoding prepilin-type N-terminal cleavage/methylation domain-containing protein, translating into MRENESQKHPGGFTLVELLVVIGIIALLIAILLPSLNQARLQARTVQNLSNMRQTGIALENYRSDWDATYPMHSSSKSETTALGYPRTRWADYLYPYLNSTEVFMSPHLSEDERVRMRKPFAHTVTADPGGSPIEDENTIYFGGYGYNYQYLGNSRKPGTITRAFFAKTSHVRAASDTIAIADTDGSRDGTDAFTEQGVYVVDPPLHSVELGSLGSRKNDTPVTFASANGNATYRGQDTVTLAYRSTPAPRNRDKVAIIFADGHGNTMTPDEMDDIDENGEPSNRYWNGLGVRDRR; encoded by the coding sequence ATGCGTGAGAATGAATCTCAAAAACATCCGGGCGGCTTCACACTCGTCGAGCTGCTCGTGGTCATCGGCATCATCGCCCTGCTCATCGCAATCCTGCTGCCGTCGCTGAACCAGGCACGCCTCCAGGCACGCACCGTCCAGAACCTCTCCAACATGCGGCAGACCGGCATCGCGCTGGAGAACTACCGCTCCGACTGGGACGCGACCTACCCGATGCACTCCTCGTCCAAGTCCGAGACGACCGCACTCGGCTACCCGCGGACGCGCTGGGCGGACTATCTGTATCCGTATCTGAACAGCACCGAGGTGTTCATGTCGCCGCACCTCTCCGAGGACGAGCGGGTGCGGATGCGCAAGCCCTTCGCGCACACCGTCACCGCCGACCCCGGTGGTTCGCCGATCGAGGACGAAAACACGATCTATTTCGGCGGCTACGGCTACAACTACCAGTACCTCGGCAACAGCCGGAAGCCCGGCACGATCACTCGCGCGTTCTTCGCCAAGACCAGCCACGTCCGCGCCGCCAGCGACACCATCGCCATCGCCGACACCGACGGCTCCCGTGACGGCACCGACGCGTTCACCGAGCAAGGCGTCTACGTCGTCGACCCGCCGCTTCACAGCGTCGAGCTCGGCAGCCTCGGCTCGCGCAAGAACGACACGCCCGTGACCTTCGCCAGCGCCAACGGCAACGCCACCTATCGCGGCCAGGACACCGTCACCCTCGCCTATCGCTCCACGCCGGCACCGCGCAATCGCGACAAGGTCGCCATCATCTTCGCCGACGGCCACGGCAACACGATGACCCCCGACGAGATGGACGACATTGACGAGAACGGCGAGCCGAGCAACCGGTACTGGAACGGCCTGGGCGTGCGTGATCGGCGGTGA
- a CDS encoding isocitrate/isopropylmalate dehydrogenase family protein: MHKIVLIPGDGIGPEVTGAACRVIDAAGTKTGVNIDWIKCPAGAEALQQGHDDVLPQVTLDAIAEHKVALKGPVTTPIGKGFTSVNVQLRKKLNLYGAVRPVRNLSGVKTRFTDVDLVIVRENTEGLYSGIENEIVSTPGASVVTSLKIASEAASRRIAKFAFEYARERERKRVTVFHKANIMKLSDGLFIRCSAEVAKAYPDIAYDERIIDAGCMKLVQDPNQFDVLLLENLYGDVISDLCAGLVGGLGVVPGSNIGDEVAVFEAVHGSAPDIAGQGVANPLAVLMSGVMMLNHLGETDANAKQAAEKIKHAYNAVLDEHTTVTRDLGGTASTAAFTDALIQRL; the protein is encoded by the coding sequence ATGCACAAGATCGTTCTCATCCCTGGCGACGGGATCGGGCCGGAAGTGACCGGGGCGGCTTGCCGGGTCATCGACGCGGCGGGTACGAAGACCGGCGTGAACATCGACTGGATCAAGTGCCCCGCCGGTGCGGAGGCGTTGCAGCAGGGACACGATGATGTGCTGCCGCAGGTGACGCTCGACGCGATCGCCGAGCACAAGGTCGCGCTCAAGGGCCCGGTCACCACGCCGATCGGCAAGGGGTTCACGTCGGTCAACGTGCAACTGCGCAAGAAGCTGAACCTCTACGGGGCGGTCCGACCCGTGCGGAACCTCTCGGGTGTGAAGACACGCTTCACCGACGTGGACCTCGTCATCGTCCGCGAGAACACCGAAGGTTTGTATAGCGGCATCGAGAACGAGATCGTCAGCACCCCCGGCGCGAGCGTGGTGACGAGTTTGAAGATCGCATCGGAAGCCGCCAGCCGACGCATCGCGAAGTTCGCCTTCGAGTACGCCCGGGAACGCGAGCGCAAGCGCGTGACGGTCTTTCACAAGGCCAACATCATGAAGCTCTCGGACGGGCTGTTCATTCGTTGTAGTGCCGAGGTCGCCAAGGCGTATCCCGACATTGCTTACGACGAACGCATCATCGACGCCGGTTGCATGAAGCTGGTGCAGGACCCGAACCAGTTCGACGTGCTGCTGCTCGAGAACCTTTACGGCGACGTGATCAGCGACCTTTGCGCGGGGCTGGTCGGCGGGCTGGGCGTGGTGCCGGGGAGCAACATCGGCGACGAGGTTGCCGTCTTCGAGGCGGTCCACGGCTCGGCCCCCGACATCGCCGGCCAAGGCGTGGCCAACCCACTCGCGGTGCTCATGTCTGGCGTCATGATGCTCAACCACCTCGGCGAGACCGACGCCAACGCCAAACAAGCCGCCGAGAAGATCAAGCACGCTTACAACGCCGTCCTCGACGAGCACACGACCGTCACCCGCGATCTGGGCGGTACGGCAAGCACCGCCGCCTTCACTGACGCACTGATCCAACGGCTGTAG
- a CDS encoding glutamine synthetase III, with protein sequence MSNPRHAALKAIADQQSDWDRLDFEGNHVKDLFGNNVFNTEQQRQRLPKEAFKALQQTIQYATPLPMEHANVIATAMKDWAMDMGATHYTHMFQPMTGLTAEKHDSFLSPGEGGRAIADFSGKELIKGEPDASSFPSGGLRATFEARGYTAWDPTSPAFVMHNPNGATLVIPTAFLSYTGEALDKKTPLLKSMAALDVQVRRVLKLFGKDPQRVTTTVGAEQEYFLVDKQFYVLRPDLVNCGRTLIGTEPPKGHELDDHYFGAIPERVLAYMSEVEAELFALGVPVKTRHNEVAPGQYEIAPIFENTNVATDHQMLIMQLLRRTADKYGLVCLIHEKPFAGVNGSGKHNNWSMGTSDGENLMDPGDNPHDNAQFLVLCAAVIHSVYKHGDALRMAIASAANDHRLGANEAPPAIMSVYLGDQLTDVFEQIEGGSAKSSKQGGLFQTGVDILPELPKEAGDRNRTSPFAFIGNRFEFRAVGSSANIAGPNTVINCMVAEAMGMMADKLEAATKGGTDLNEAIQSLLSEVIKEAKPVLFNGDNYSEDWHKEAESRGLPNFKKTTDALPVLKNEKTRKMLAPAYTGPEVDSRLNILSEAYAAQLDIEADTIALMAKTHVLPAAHRHLGQLVDSITDQKAIGIDAPAGLDTAKALSKTVADLEVAVTKLDSELAEAKAFDGEPLDHATHYTKAIIPAMDAVRALADSLETVVADDLWPLPTYREMLFLR encoded by the coding sequence ATGTCTAATCCTCGCCACGCCGCCCTTAAAGCCATCGCAGACCAACAGTCCGACTGGGACCGCCTCGACTTCGAGGGCAACCACGTCAAGGACCTGTTCGGGAACAACGTCTTCAACACCGAGCAACAGCGCCAACGCCTGCCCAAGGAGGCCTTCAAGGCCCTGCAGCAGACGATCCAGTACGCCACCCCGCTGCCCATGGAGCACGCCAACGTCATCGCTACCGCGATGAAGGACTGGGCGATGGACATGGGCGCGACGCACTACACACACATGTTTCAGCCCATGACCGGGCTGACCGCCGAGAAGCACGACAGCTTCCTCTCCCCCGGTGAGGGCGGCCGTGCCATCGCCGACTTCTCCGGCAAAGAACTCATCAAGGGCGAGCCCGACGCGTCGTCGTTCCCCTCCGGCGGCCTGCGTGCGACCTTCGAAGCGCGTGGCTACACCGCCTGGGACCCGACGAGCCCCGCGTTCGTCATGCACAACCCCAACGGCGCGACGCTGGTCATCCCGACCGCGTTCCTTTCCTACACCGGCGAGGCCCTGGACAAGAAGACGCCGTTGCTCAAGAGCATGGCCGCACTGGACGTGCAGGTCCGCCGTGTGTTGAAACTCTTCGGCAAGGACCCGCAGCGCGTGACCACGACCGTCGGTGCCGAGCAGGAATACTTCCTCGTCGACAAGCAGTTCTACGTGCTGCGTCCGGACCTCGTGAACTGCGGCCGAACGCTCATCGGTACTGAGCCGCCGAAGGGCCACGAGCTCGACGACCACTACTTCGGTGCGATCCCCGAGCGTGTGCTGGCTTACATGTCGGAAGTCGAGGCCGAACTGTTCGCTCTAGGCGTGCCGGTCAAGACACGTCACAACGAGGTAGCCCCCGGCCAGTACGAGATCGCCCCGATCTTCGAGAACACCAACGTCGCGACCGACCACCAGATGCTCATCATGCAGCTGCTGCGGCGTACCGCCGACAAGTACGGCTTGGTCTGCCTGATCCACGAGAAGCCCTTCGCCGGCGTCAACGGCAGCGGCAAGCACAACAACTGGTCCATGGGCACCTCCGACGGTGAGAACCTGATGGACCCCGGCGACAACCCGCACGACAACGCCCAGTTCCTCGTGCTCTGTGCGGCCGTCATCCACTCGGTCTACAAGCACGGCGACGCCCTCCGCATGGCGATCGCTTCCGCCGCCAACGACCACCGCCTTGGTGCCAACGAAGCTCCGCCGGCGATCATGAGCGTCTACCTCGGCGATCAGCTCACCGACGTCTTCGAGCAGATCGAGGGCGGCAGTGCCAAGAGCAGCAAGCAAGGTGGCCTGTTCCAGACGGGCGTCGACATCCTCCCCGAGCTACCCAAGGAAGCCGGCGACCGCAACCGCACCTCGCCGTTCGCCTTCATCGGCAACCGCTTCGAGTTCCGTGCGGTAGGTTCCAGCGCCAACATCGCCGGGCCCAACACCGTCATCAACTGCATGGTTGCTGAGGCGATGGGCATGATGGCCGACAAGCTCGAAGCCGCGACCAAAGGCGGCACCGATCTCAACGAAGCCATCCAGTCGCTGCTGAGCGAGGTCATCAAGGAAGCCAAGCCCGTTCTGTTCAACGGCGACAACTACTCCGAGGACTGGCACAAGGAAGCCGAATCGCGCGGCCTGCCGAACTTCAAGAAAACCACCGACGCCCTGCCGGTGCTCAAGAACGAGAAGACCCGCAAGATGCTCGCGCCGGCCTACACCGGGCCCGAGGTCGACTCGCGGCTCAACATCCTCTCCGAGGCCTACGCTGCCCAGCTCGACATCGAGGCCGACACCATCGCGCTGATGGCCAAGACGCACGTCCTGCCTGCCGCCCACCGTCACCTTGGGCAACTCGTCGACTCCATCACCGATCAAAAGGCGATCGGCATCGACGCTCCGGCCGGCCTTGACACTGCCAAGGCACTGAGCAAAACCGTCGCGGACCTTGAGGTTGCCGTCACGAAGCTAGACAGCGAACTCGCCGAGGCGAAGGCGTTCGATGGCGAGCCGCTCGACCACGCCACGCACTACACCAAGGCGATCATCCCCGCCATGGACGCGGTGCGGGCGTTGGCCGACAGCCTCGAAACCGTCGTCGCCGACGATCTCTGGCCGCTGCCGACCTACCGCGAGATGCTGTTCCTCCGGTAA
- a CDS encoding anthranilate synthase component I family protein, producing the protein MQQSRTILHSGGPVTRWSRYTYILGDPVDEIQGTLADLPSLGNEPADEDAPPFTGGWVGHISYDAGRALEPDKLTAAPPDDLGIPHIHFTRHTDLLVHDRLQDRWTTIGAPRLEPGLFTSVNRAEPRQTFARARFESSVQRVIDYIAAGDIFQANLSQRFSIPWREPPHVLFERLIERNPAWYGALLDRGDYALVSNSPELYLQLDPTGRVVTRPIKGTRPAGTDPDELLASAKDAAELNMIVDLERNDLGRVCELGSVRVSEPRHIEDHGNVLHGVATIEGKLRDDATLADVIAATFPGGSITGAPKVRAMQILDELEPVQRGPYCGAIGFISDTGHATFNIAIRTIVLAGYGEEAWAHVNVGGGIVADSDPADEYEETLVKARAMFDALGFEI; encoded by the coding sequence GTGCAGCAATCGCGCACCATCCTCCACTCCGGCGGCCCGGTCACCCGCTGGTCACGCTACACCTACATCCTCGGCGATCCCGTCGACGAAATCCAAGGCACCCTCGCCGACCTGCCATCCCTCGGCAACGAGCCCGCCGACGAAGACGCCCCACCCTTCACCGGCGGCTGGGTCGGCCACATCAGCTACGACGCCGGCCGCGCCCTCGAGCCCGACAAGCTCACCGCCGCCCCGCCCGACGACCTGGGCATCCCGCACATCCATTTCACACGCCACACCGACCTGCTCGTCCACGACCGACTCCAAGATCGCTGGACCACCATCGGCGCCCCCCGACTCGAGCCGGGCCTGTTCACTTCAGTGAACAGGGCCGAACCCCGACAAACCTTCGCCCGAGCACGGTTCGAGTCTTCCGTCCAACGCGTCATCGACTACATCGCCGCCGGCGACATCTTCCAGGCCAACCTCTCCCAGCGCTTCTCCATTCCCTGGCGTGAACCGCCGCACGTCCTCTTCGAGCGCCTGATCGAACGCAACCCCGCGTGGTATGGCGCGCTGCTCGACCGGGGCGACTACGCGCTGGTCTCCAACAGCCCCGAACTGTACCTCCAACTCGACCCGACCGGCCGCGTCGTCACCCGACCGATCAAAGGCACCCGCCCCGCCGGCACCGATCCCGACGAGCTGCTCGCCTCGGCCAAGGACGCCGCCGAGCTGAACATGATCGTCGACCTCGAGCGCAACGACCTCGGCCGCGTGTGTGAACTCGGCAGCGTGCGCGTCTCAGAGCCGCGCCACATCGAGGACCACGGCAACGTCCTCCACGGCGTCGCCACGATCGAGGGCAAGCTGCGTGATGACGCTACCCTCGCCGACGTCATCGCCGCCACCTTTCCCGGCGGCTCCATCACCGGCGCGCCCAAGGTCCGCGCCATGCAAATCCTCGACGAACTCGAACCGGTCCAGCGCGGCCCCTACTGCGGCGCGATCGGCTTCATCTCCGACACCGGCCACGCCACCTTCAACATCGCCATCCGCACGATCGTCCTCGCCGGTTACGGAGAGGAAGCCTGGGCCCACGTTAACGTCGGCGGCGGCATCGTCGCCGACTCCGACCCCGCCGACGAGTACGAAGAAACACTCGTGAAAGCGCGTGCCATGTTCGACGCGCTTGGATTTGAGATTTGA
- a CDS encoding aminotransferase class IV: MPEVWLNGDFIPDDDATVSIHDGGLLHAIGVFTTMRAVDSKVERLPQHLQRVRHDADALGVPVTFDDDALTAAVGQLLERNGLTDSRLRLTFTRGVAETGPATGASKPTAFITATEFAPYPDDFYDRGMTVKLVDDQKVNPYDPQAGHKTLNYASRFAALRNAARAGCGEALLFNVHNFLSSACVANVFVVKDNTLLTPPTNADLGDEAIKDKCPYPKSAVLPGTTRGAVLHLAEAAGIQTIRAGIDVNFLLEADEVFITNSAMGVMPVTKLEAKDLGEVGPITRQLREALDESR, encoded by the coding sequence ATGCCCGAAGTTTGGCTCAACGGCGACTTCATCCCCGACGACGACGCGACCGTCAGCATCCATGATGGAGGTCTGCTCCATGCCATCGGCGTCTTTACGACAATGCGCGCCGTCGACAGCAAGGTCGAGCGCCTGCCGCAACACCTGCAACGCGTCCGACACGACGCCGACGCGCTGGGCGTACCGGTCACGTTCGACGATGACGCTTTGACCGCAGCGGTCGGCCAACTGCTCGAACGCAACGGCCTCACCGACTCCCGCCTGCGTCTGACCTTCACCCGCGGCGTCGCCGAGACCGGCCCGGCGACCGGTGCGTCCAAGCCGACCGCCTTCATAACCGCGACCGAGTTCGCGCCTTACCCCGACGACTTCTACGACCGCGGCATGACGGTCAAGCTCGTCGACGATCAAAAGGTGAATCCCTACGACCCGCAGGCCGGCCACAAGACGCTCAACTACGCCAGCCGATTTGCCGCCCTGCGCAACGCCGCCCGGGCCGGTTGCGGCGAGGCGTTGCTGTTCAACGTCCACAACTTTCTCTCCTCCGCCTGCGTCGCCAACGTGTTCGTCGTGAAGGACAACACGCTGCTCACCCCGCCGACCAACGCCGACCTGGGGGACGAGGCCATCAAGGACAAATGTCCTTATCCGAAGTCGGCGGTCTTGCCGGGCACGACGCGCGGCGCGGTGCTACACCTCGCCGAGGCCGCCGGCATCCAGACGATCCGTGCCGGCATCGACGTGAACTTCCTGCTCGAAGCCGACGAGGTGTTTATCACCAACAGCGCGATGGGTGTGATGCCCGTGACCAAGCTCGAAGCCAAGGACCTGGGTGAGGTCGGCCCGATCACCCGCCAACTCCGGGAGGCCCTCGATGAAAGTCGCTGA
- a CDS encoding Nif3-like dinuclear metal center hexameric protein, whose translation MKVADLVATMETIAPTRFAESWDNVGLLVGDPDATATTVGLCIDYTPAVANEFAERGVDFVITYHPPIFKSLKRLSPGTIFDAIRRGVAIYSPHTALDVAAGGTNDVLADAVGITAERRPIRPSKVADCVKLVTFVPEANVDAVSDAVCAVGAGTIGAYDHCTFRTPGTGTFCGGEGTDPAIGRPGKLETTPEIRLETIVPEARISAVVAALRDAHPYEEPAFDLLRMADLPSNIGLGRIGELSEPTPIDTVLDRIKTHLGIDHLLLAGDNIRTIETVAVLAGSGGDIVHDLAGKCDLYVTGELKHHDALPALTQRPAIVCTLHSNSERKTLAVVAERLREMLHVETVLVDEDRDPFAIV comes from the coding sequence ATGAAAGTCGCTGATCTGGTTGCCACGATGGAGACGATCGCCCCGACCCGCTTCGCCGAGTCGTGGGACAACGTCGGCCTGCTCGTGGGCGACCCGGACGCCACGGCGACCACCGTCGGCCTGTGCATCGACTACACGCCCGCCGTTGCCAACGAATTTGCCGAACGCGGCGTGGACTTCGTGATTACCTATCACCCCCCGATCTTCAAGTCGCTCAAACGGCTGTCGCCCGGGACGATTTTCGACGCCATCCGTCGCGGCGTGGCGATCTACTCCCCGCACACCGCGCTCGACGTCGCGGCCGGCGGGACCAACGACGTCCTCGCCGACGCCGTTGGCATAACCGCCGAGCGCCGGCCCATCCGACCCAGCAAAGTCGCCGACTGCGTCAAGCTTGTTACCTTTGTCCCCGAAGCGAACGTCGACGCCGTGAGCGATGCCGTCTGCGCTGTTGGCGCAGGGACGATCGGCGCTTACGACCATTGCACGTTCCGCACCCCCGGCACCGGCACCTTCTGCGGCGGCGAAGGCACCGACCCCGCCATCGGCCGGCCCGGCAAGCTCGAGACGACCCCGGAGATCCGCCTCGAAACCATCGTCCCCGAAGCACGAATCTCCGCCGTGGTCGCGGCGTTGCGGGACGCCCACCCTTACGAAGAACCCGCCTTCGACCTGCTCCGCATGGCCGACCTCCCAAGCAACATCGGCCTCGGTCGCATCGGTGAGCTATCCGAGCCCACGCCGATCGACACCGTCCTCGATCGCATCAAGACCCACCTCGGCATCGACCACCTCCTGCTCGCCGGCGACAACATCCGCACCATCGAAACCGTAGCGGTCCTCGCCGGCAGCGGTGGTGACATCGTCCACGACCTCGCGGGCAAGTGCGACCTCTACGTCACCGGCGAGCTCAAGCACCATGATGCGCTGCCCGCCCTGACCCAGCGTCCCGCCATCGTCTGCACGCTCCACTCCAACAGCGAACGCAAGACCCTCGCCGTCGTCGCCGAGCGCTTGCGTGAGATGCTTCACGTCGAAACGGTGCTGGTCGACGAAGACAGAGATCCGTTCGCGATCGTGTGA
- a CDS encoding amidohydrolase family protein produces MPSLLLAVLLLAPPSNAATEPVVGLKQADPAVHALTNATIHVRPGEVLEDATLIVRDGVIEAVGDVDVPDDAQVWDATGKTIYAGFIDAHMPTKTTLPKSTVGYWNDNIRPQVSVATSWSFNEKTAEQWRAQGIVLQIATPTDGLIHGTSAAVPTGGDDPLPLTGATALHAKLRPGGSWRDRTYPNSPMGAFALIRQAFYDAQWQERTNDAPRNDALAALIEHRELPVVVAAPNELHTYRGRALGEEFDLDVMLLGSGRSYLAAETLGETPVIVPLNFRKPPDVSSPALASLASLRELMLWDLAPENPARLAAADVPILFTAHGLDKPKMFLPAVRKAVSRGLSAEDALAALTTEPAERFGLDSHGTLEAGMAASFVVFNGDAFDNAKLTDTWVAGQRYAIVADKAFEPSGRWAFDIGGDALFVQIDEKMKGNAMVFGRRLIAFPLKNIAAESRNLRFTLPLADDSVATASVTVIGNDATGTALFPDGRTVAIRGNRLGDLEPSEADDAEDEPRMASYEPQYPLGAYGRDELPPQAGTHIIGATVWTMTDDDEPTTSVVKVRDGRIASLMTVEDYRDEVQFVPGIEEVEATSYHLTPGLIDAHSHIATDGGINESGQAITCEVRIADFLDPTDIAIYRQLAGGTTTANVLHGSANPIGGQNAVIKFRWGVTDPDDLLMTEAPQGVKFALGENVKQSNWGDDATTRYPQTRMGVVEIMEDALRRGAAYAEDDDPDKRIDLELEALAEVIAGDRLIHCHSYRQDEILALLRTLESMDIRIGTLQHILEGYKVAEEIAAHGAGASSFSDWWAFKFEVYDAIPYNAALMHRAGIVVSLNSDDSELGRRLNTEAAKAVKYGGVSEVEALKMVTINPAIQLGIDEHTGSIEVGKNADLVLWDGHPLDSRSRPIKVWVDGRLMWDRETDAAERERIAEMRATLIQKVLASGEQPADPGSEQPGETLYPDHDIFCHGDHGHEHGHGHSHGQGHDHGHEGHEH; encoded by the coding sequence ATGCCATCTTTGTTGCTTGCCGTGCTGCTCCTGGCTCCGCCGTCGAACGCCGCGACCGAGCCGGTCGTCGGGCTCAAGCAGGCCGACCCGGCCGTTCACGCGCTCACCAACGCGACAATCCACGTCCGTCCCGGCGAGGTACTCGAAGATGCGACGCTCATCGTCCGCGATGGCGTGATCGAAGCGGTCGGCGATGTCGACGTCCCCGACGATGCACAAGTCTGGGATGCAACCGGCAAGACGATCTACGCCGGCTTCATCGACGCTCACATGCCGACCAAGACGACACTCCCCAAGTCGACCGTCGGTTACTGGAACGACAACATCCGCCCGCAGGTAAGCGTCGCCACTTCCTGGTCGTTCAACGAAAAGACCGCCGAGCAGTGGCGGGCGCAGGGCATCGTCCTGCAGATCGCGACGCCGACCGATGGCCTGATCCACGGCACCTCCGCCGCCGTGCCCACAGGCGGCGACGACCCGCTCCCGTTGACCGGCGCGACCGCGCTGCACGCCAAGCTCCGCCCCGGCGGCTCGTGGCGTGACCGCACCTATCCCAACTCGCCGATGGGCGCGTTCGCCCTTATCCGCCAGGCGTTCTACGACGCCCAGTGGCAGGAACGCACCAACGACGCCCCCCGAAACGACGCACTGGCCGCACTGATCGAGCATCGGGAACTGCCTGTCGTCGTCGCCGCACCCAACGAGCTGCACACGTATCGCGGTCGAGCACTCGGCGAGGAGTTTGACTTGGACGTCATGCTGCTGGGTAGCGGTCGGTCGTATCTCGCGGCGGAGACGCTCGGCGAAACGCCGGTCATCGTGCCGTTGAACTTCCGCAAGCCGCCGGACGTCTCGTCGCCGGCCTTGGCGTCGTTGGCGTCGCTGCGGGAGCTCATGCTTTGGGATCTCGCCCCAGAGAACCCGGCCCGCCTCGCCGCGGCCGACGTGCCGATCCTGTTCACGGCCCACGGGCTGGACAAGCCGAAGATGTTCCTCCCGGCAGTGCGCAAGGCAGTATCTCGCGGCCTCTCCGCCGAGGACGCACTCGCCGCCCTAACCACCGAGCCGGCCGAGCGGTTCGGCCTCGACAGCCACGGCACGCTCGAAGCGGGAATGGCCGCGAGCTTCGTCGTGTTCAACGGCGATGCGTTCGACAACGCGAAGCTGACCGACACATGGGTCGCCGGCCAACGCTACGCCATCGTGGCGGATAAAGCTTTCGAGCCGAGCGGACGCTGGGCGTTCGACATCGGCGGCGATGCGCTGTTCGTGCAGATCGACGAGAAGATGAAGGGCAACGCGATGGTGTTTGGCCGCAGGTTGATCGCGTTTCCGTTGAAGAACATTGCCGCAGAGTCGCGAAACCTGCGCTTCACGCTGCCGCTGGCCGACGATTCCGTTGCCACCGCGAGCGTCACGGTCATCGGCAACGACGCCACCGGCACGGCCCTGTTCCCCGACGGCCGCACCGTCGCGATCCGCGGCAACCGCCTCGGCGATCTCGAACCGAGCGAAGCGGACGATGCCGAAGACGAACCCCGCATGGCCAGCTACGAGCCGCAGTATCCGCTGGGGGCGTATGGCAGGGACGAGCTTCCACCACAAGCAGGGACTCACATCATCGGTGCCACCGTGTGGACAATGACCGATGATGACGAACCAACCACATCGGTGGTCAAAGTCCGCGATGGTCGCATCGCCAGTCTGATGACGGTCGAAGACTACCGGGACGAAGTGCAGTTCGTTCCAGGCATCGAAGAAGTCGAAGCCACCAGCTACCACCTCACCCCCGGCCTCATCGACGCTCACTCCCACATTGCCACCGACGGCGGCATCAACGAGTCCGGCCAGGCGATCACCTGCGAAGTCCGCATTGCCGACTTCCTCGATCCGACCGACATCGCCATCTACCGCCAACTGGCCGGCGGCACCACGACCGCCAACGTCCTGCACGGCAGTGCCAACCCCATCGGCGGACAGAACGCGGTGATCAAGTTCCGCTGGGGCGTGACCGACCCCGACGACCTGCTCATGACCGAAGCTCCGCAAGGCGTGAAGTTCGCGCTCGGTGAAAACGTCAAGCAGTCCAACTGGGGCGACGACGCGACGACCCGCTACCCGCAAACGCGCATGGGCGTGGTCGAGATCATGGAGGACGCCCTGCGTCGTGGTGCCGCTTATGCCGAGGATGACGACCCCGACAAGCGGATCGACCTCGAGCTTGAAGCACTCGCCGAGGTCATCGCCGGCGATCGGCTCATCCATTGTCACAGCTATCGCCAGGACGAGATCCTCGCGCTGCTGCGAACGCTGGAGTCGATGGACATTCGCATCGGCACGCTCCAGCACATCCTCGAAGGCTACAAGGTCGCCGAGGAGATCGCCGCCCACGGCGCGGGGGCGAGCAGCTTCAGCGACTGGTGGGCGTTCAAGTTCGAGGTATACGACGCGATCCCGTACAACGCCGCGCTCATGCATCGGGCCGGCATCGTCGTGAGCCTCAACAGCGACGACAGCGAGCTCGGTCGCCGGCTCAACACCGAAGCGGCCAAGGCCGTCAAGTACGGCGGCGTCTCCGAGGTCGAAGCGCTCAAGATGGTCACGATCAACCCCGCCATCCAGCTCGGCATCGACGAGCACACCGGCAGCATCGAAGTCGGCAAGAACGCGGACCTGGTCCTCTGGGATGGCCACCCGCTCGACAGCCGCAGTCGACCGATCAAGGTCTGGGTCGATGGCCGATTGATGTGGGACCGCGAGACCGACGCCGCCGAGCGCGAACGGATTGCCGAGATGCGAGCCACGCTCATTCAGAAGGTCCTCGCCAGCGGCGAGCAACCCGCCGACCCCGGCTCCGAACAGCCCGGCGAAACGCTCTACCCCGACCACGACATCTTCTGCCACGGCGACCACGGCCACGAACACGGGCACGGGCACAGTCATGGGCAGGGCCACGACCACGGTCATGAAGGCCACGAACACTAA